One Sanguibacter sp. HDW7 DNA window includes the following coding sequences:
- a CDS encoding GNAT family N-acetyltransferase, translated as MEHDRTLSGHGFRLEPLTQKHVGDLARMVDADLWAGMSTPLPEGEVGMMNYIEDSLALEGCYPFAVIDAISGEVRGSTALVAHDPEARRVEIGRTFYDREVWGRLINPAAKFLLLEHAFEHMDVFRVAMRADARNSRSLAAIERLGATREGTLRGFRDGPDGTRVDSVMFSILATEWPGVRERLIARIDPLRAIEGQLGGPQLAAVGASVGDVSSSDDVALDVPGAVGAGTASRRWRGPRLRGKARRPRPQR; from the coding sequence GTGGAGCACGATCGCACTCTCTCGGGGCACGGATTTCGCCTCGAGCCGCTGACGCAGAAGCACGTCGGCGACCTGGCCCGCATGGTCGACGCAGACCTGTGGGCAGGCATGAGCACACCCCTGCCCGAGGGCGAGGTGGGCATGATGAACTACATCGAGGACTCCCTCGCGCTCGAGGGCTGCTATCCCTTCGCCGTCATCGACGCCATCAGCGGCGAGGTGCGGGGCTCGACGGCGCTCGTCGCGCACGATCCCGAGGCCCGACGCGTCGAGATCGGCCGCACGTTCTACGACCGCGAAGTGTGGGGACGCCTCATCAACCCCGCGGCCAAGTTCCTGCTCCTGGAGCACGCGTTCGAGCACATGGACGTCTTCCGTGTCGCCATGCGCGCCGACGCCCGCAACTCGCGCTCGCTCGCCGCGATCGAGCGGCTCGGCGCGACCCGCGAGGGCACGCTGCGCGGCTTCCGTGACGGGCCCGACGGCACGCGCGTCGACTCGGTGATGTTCTCGATCCTCGCGACCGAGTGGCCGGGCGTGCGCGAGCGACTGATCGCCCGCATCGACCCGCTGCGCGCCATCGAGGGGCAGCTCGGCGGCCCGCAGCTCGCGGCCGTCGGCGCGTCGGTGGGTGACGTTTCGTCGTCCGACGACGTCGCGCTCGACGTCCCCGGGGCGGTCGGCGCCGGCACGGCGTCGCGCCGGTGGCGCGGCCCACGACTGCGCGGCAAGGCCCGACGCCCGCGCCCGCAGCGCTGA
- a CDS encoding rhodanese-like domain-containing protein, translating to MPYAGDVTPHDAWDQLTIDPRTVLVDVRTVEEWLEIGVPDSPSDDKPVHFVEWATNDGPNPRFLAQLEAAGVAKDATVLFICRSGGRSIAAAEAATAAGWASSYNVLQGFEGDFDALGGRSVNGWLNAGLPTTTYAGPAE from the coding sequence ATGCCCTACGCAGGAGACGTCACCCCCCACGACGCCTGGGACCAGCTGACGATCGACCCCCGGACCGTCCTCGTCGACGTCCGGACCGTCGAGGAGTGGCTCGAGATCGGCGTGCCCGACTCCCCGAGCGACGACAAGCCCGTGCACTTCGTCGAGTGGGCGACGAACGACGGCCCCAACCCGCGCTTCCTCGCACAGCTCGAGGCCGCGGGCGTCGCCAAGGACGCGACGGTTCTCTTCATCTGCCGCTCGGGCGGCCGCTCGATCGCCGCCGCCGAGGCTGCGACGGCCGCCGGCTGGGCGTCTTCGTACAACGTGCTGCAGGGCTTCGAGGGCGACTTCGACGCGCTCGGCGGCCGCAGCGTCAACGGCTGGCTCAACGCAGGCCTCCCGACGACGACGTACGCCGGGCCCGCGGAGTGA
- a CDS encoding O-succinylhomoserine sulfhydrylase, translated as MSRGPLPEGLRPSTLAVRGGQERTPYDETAEPLFLTQGYVYSTAAECEAAFTEEIDRYVYSRYGNPTVTNFEERLRLLEGAEACFATATGMSAVFTALAAVCRQGSRVVASRALFGSTLVVLNDILAGWGVVTDLVDGHDVEQWRAALATPADVVFFESPSNPMMDVVDMRAVSDLAHAAGAIVMVDNVFATPVLSRPLDFGADVVIYSATKHIDGQGRVLGGAILGSKEFVKGPVQHLVRNTGPTMSAFNAWVLLKSLETMPLRVRAQSAAALEIATALEADDRVGQVRYPYLPSHPQHELAVQQQSAGGTVVTFDLAMPEGTTPEQAKERAFRFLDALQLIDISNNLGDAKSLVTHPATTTHRKVGAAGRAAVGIGETTIRFSVGLEDVADLLADVRQALSA; from the coding sequence GTGAGCCGCGGCCCGCTGCCCGAGGGCCTGCGTCCATCGACGCTCGCCGTCCGGGGCGGCCAGGAGCGCACGCCGTACGACGAGACCGCGGAGCCGCTGTTCCTCACGCAGGGGTACGTCTACTCGACCGCGGCGGAGTGCGAGGCGGCGTTCACCGAGGAGATCGACCGCTACGTCTACTCGCGCTACGGCAACCCCACGGTGACGAACTTCGAGGAGCGGCTGCGGCTCCTCGAGGGTGCCGAGGCGTGCTTCGCGACCGCGACCGGCATGTCCGCGGTGTTCACGGCGCTCGCAGCCGTCTGTCGCCAGGGCTCGCGCGTCGTCGCGTCGCGCGCGCTTTTCGGGTCGACGCTCGTGGTGCTCAACGACATCCTCGCCGGCTGGGGCGTCGTCACGGACCTCGTCGACGGGCACGACGTCGAGCAGTGGCGCGCGGCGCTCGCGACGCCGGCGGACGTCGTCTTCTTCGAGTCGCCGTCGAACCCCATGATGGACGTCGTCGACATGCGCGCGGTATCCGACCTCGCGCACGCGGCGGGCGCGATCGTCATGGTCGACAACGTCTTCGCGACGCCCGTCCTGTCGCGGCCGCTCGACTTCGGCGCGGACGTCGTCATCTACTCCGCGACGAAGCACATCGACGGGCAGGGGCGCGTGCTCGGCGGTGCGATCCTCGGCTCGAAGGAGTTCGTCAAGGGACCGGTGCAGCACCTCGTGCGGAACACGGGTCCGACGATGTCCGCGTTCAACGCGTGGGTGCTGCTGAAGTCCCTCGAGACAATGCCGCTGCGTGTGCGCGCGCAGTCCGCGGCAGCGCTCGAGATCGCGACGGCGCTCGAGGCCGACGACCGCGTCGGGCAGGTCCGCTACCCGTACCTGCCCTCGCACCCGCAGCACGAGCTCGCGGTGCAGCAGCAGTCGGCGGGCGGCACGGTCGTGACGTTCGACCTCGCGATGCCCGAGGGCACGACGCCCGAGCAGGCGAAGGAGCGGGCCTTCCGCTTCCTCGACGCGCTGCAGCTCATCGACATCTCGAACAACCTCGGCGACGCAAAGTCCCTGGTCACGCACCCGGCGACGACGACGCACCGTAAGGTCGGCGCGGCGGGCCGCGCGGCGGTCGGCATCGGCGAGACGACGATCCGCTTCTCGGTGGGTCTCGAGGACGTCGCAGACCTCCTGGCCGACGTCCGCCAGGCCCTCTCGGCATAG